The window AAAGAGGCTATAATATAACGTTTTTCACCGTCCCGATAGTTTAGAAGTGCAATATTTGAAGATCTATTTGGATCATACTCAATCGAAGCAACCACGGCAGGTATACCATCTTTTGTTCGCTTGAAATCAATGATTCTATATGCCCGTCTATGCCCGCCACCACGAAACCTCAATGTCACGTGCCCGTGATTATTACGGCCACCTGTTTTACGAAGAGGCCGCAAAAGAGATTTCTCAGGCTTACTTTGAGTAATCTCCTCAAAATCGAGAACCGAACGCTGTCTAAGTCCAGGTGTTGTTGGTTTATAAGTTTTAATTCCCATTTTTGACTAATCCTTACTGCTCCTGAAATAAATCTATCGTATAGCCTTCCTTCAAAGTGACTACGGCTTTTTTCCAATCGGAACGCTTGCCACGAGTCAGCCCCCGGCGAGTGTTCATTCGCTTCATCTTACCCTTCACGTTCACGGTATGAACTTTGTCAACCAGGACACCGAACTTGCCTTCGATCGCTTTCTTTATTTCTATTTTGTTTGCTTGAGGAGCTACTTGAAAACCGTATTTCTGAGCCTCCTCTTGCATTTGAAGCATCTTTTCGGTTAGAACAGGTTTAATCAAAATTGCGTCGAGGGATTTCATTCTTTGACCGCTCCCGCCAGTTTATCCACTGCACTTTGCTGAATAAGAACTGTATCACATTTCAACAAATCATAAGTAGACTCGGTTCTTGCAACCCTGATTTCCAATTTGGGAATATTCTTGCCAGCCCTTAAAATGTCTGCATCATAATCAGATAAAAGCAATAGGGTTTTTTGGTTATCCAAACCCAGAGACTTAAGAATTGAGAAGACTTCTTTGGTTTTGGAAAGTTCCAACTTAAAATCTTCGATTATCTTAATTTTATCATTTTTTGCTTTGTCTGAAAAAGCGGATTTCCGAGCAAGCAATTTTACTCTCCTGGGAAGCCTCATATTATAATCACGAGGCTGGGGTCCAAAAACCCGGCCCCCGCCAACCCACAACGGAGAACGAATCGTCCCCGCTCTCGCTGCACCTCGTCCTTTCTGTTTGAAAGGCTTCCTCCCACCGCCACTCACCATGCTCCGGGTCTTCGTCGAAGCTGTACCCTGTCTGGCATTTGCGTTTTGAGCCTTGATGGTTAGATAAACGGCATTCTCATTCGGGTCAATATTAAAAACATCATCAGGAAGCTTTACCTTAGCTCCCGAATAACCACCATTCTTCTTTAAGACTTCCAATTCCATATCCAACT is drawn from candidate division KSB1 bacterium and contains these coding sequences:
- the rplW gene encoding 50S ribosomal protein L23; protein product: MKSLDAILIKPVLTEKMLQMQEEAQKYGFQVAPQANKIEIKKAIEGKFGVLVDKVHTVNVKGKMKRMNTRRGLTRGKRSDWKKAVVTLKEGYTIDLFQEQ
- the rplD gene encoding 50S ribosomal protein L4; translated protein: MELEVLKKNGGYSGAKVKLPDDVFNIDPNENAVYLTIKAQNANARQGTASTKTRSMVSGGGRKPFKQKGRGAARAGTIRSPLWVGGGRVFGPQPRDYNMRLPRRVKLLARKSAFSDKAKNDKIKIIEDFKLELSKTKEVFSILKSLGLDNQKTLLLLSDYDADILRAGKNIPKLEIRVARTESTYDLLKCDTVLIQQSAVDKLAGAVKE